Proteins encoded within one genomic window of Camelina sativa cultivar DH55 chromosome 19, Cs, whole genome shotgun sequence:
- the LOC104764317 gene encoding prolyl 4-hydroxylase 2, which translates to MSMSRIGLLLFVAIFLVSLQSSTSLISSPSSIINPSKVKQVSSKPRAFVYEGFLTDLECDHLISLAKENLQRSAVADNDNGESQVSDVRTSSGTFISKGKDPIVSGIEDKLSTWTFLPKENGEDLQVLRYEHGQKYDAHFDYFHDKVNIARGGHRIATVLLYLSNVTKGGETVFPDAQEFSRRSLSENKDDLSDCAKKGIAVKPKKGNALLFFNLQQDAIPDPFSLHGGCPVIEGEKWSATKWIHVDSFDRIVSHDDGKCTDVNESCERWAVLGECGKNPEYMVGTPELPGNCRRSCKAC; encoded by the exons ATGTCAATGTCTCGTATCGGATTATTGTTGTTCGTTGCTATCTTTCTCGTTTCGCTTCAATCTTCAACTTCTCTGATTAGTTCTCCAAGTTCTATCATCAACCCTTCTAAAGTCAAACAGGTTTCTTCGAAGCCCag GGCATTTGTGTATGAAGGTTTTTTGACGGACTTGGAATGTGATCATCTAATCTCTCTT gCGAAAGAGAATCTGCAGAGATCTGCAGTTGCTGATAACGATAATGGCGAGAGTCAAGTCAGTGACGTTCGTACCAGCTCCGGCACGTTTATCTCCAAAGGAAAG GATCCTATCGTTTCCGGTATTGAGGACAAGCTCTCAACATGGACATTCCTCCCAAAAG AGAATGGGGAAGACCTTCAAGTATTGAGATATGAGCACGGTCAGAAATATGACGCTCACTTTGATTACTTTCACGACAAAGTCAACATCGCCCGTGGTGGACACCGCATAGCAACTGTTCTCTTGTATCTATCCAATGTCACAAAGGGTGGAGAAACTGTTTTCCCCGATgcacag GAATTTTCTCGCCGGTCCCTTTCTGAGAACAAAGACGATCTTTCTGATTGTGCAAAGAAAGGAATCGCTG TGAAACCAAAGAAAGGGAATGCTTTGTTGTTCTTTAACCTCCAGCAAGACGCAATCCCAGACCCCTTTAGCCTTCACGGAGGTTGTCCAGTGATAGAAGGCGAGAAATGGTCGGCTACAAAGTGGATCCACGTGGACTCATTCGATAGGATTGTGAGTCATGACGACGGTAAATGTACAGACGTAAACGAGAGCTGTGAGAGATGGGCAGTGCTTGGAGAATGCGGAAAGAACCCAGAGTATATGGTTGGAACCCCTGAGCTCCCTGGGAATTGCAGACGTAGCTGTAAAGCTTGTTAA
- the LOC109130770 gene encoding prothymosin alpha-like, which yields MDPKLIKADDDDDNSMMEISEEKNQSKKRKADDSSPLDSSFDDGENNEQEEEQDGGDDEEDDVSSREKGQEWDVDSFDEGEGYKPKKKFDPNDEEAMKNASIQTSDVSIQWFRRR from the coding sequence ATGGATCCCAAATTGATCAAggcggatgatgatgatgataattcGATGATGGAGATCTCTGAGGAGAAGAATCAATCAAAGAAGCGCAAGGCAGATGATTCTTCCCCGCTGGATTCTTCTTTCGATGATGGCGAAAACaacgaacaagaagaagaacaagacggtggcgatgatgaggaggatgacGTGTCCAGCCGTGAGAAAGGCCAAGAATGGGACGTGGATAGTTTCGACGAGGGGGAAGGATACAAACCTAAAAAGAAGTTTGATCCCAACGATGAGGAAGCTATGAAAAATGCGTCGATACAGACTTCAGATGTATCAATCCAAT